One genomic segment of Urocitellus parryii isolate mUroPar1 unplaced genomic scaffold, mUroPar1.hap1 Scaffold_3803, whole genome shotgun sequence includes these proteins:
- the LOC113195310 gene encoding melanocortin receptor 3 has translation MNASCCLLWAPPVLPNGSQRLVAPSSNQSHRGFCEQVFIKPEVFLSLGIISLLENILVILAVVRNSNLHSPMYFFLCSLAVADMLVSVSNALETIMIAVINSNYLTFEDQFIQHMDNIFDSMICISLVASICNLLAIAVDRYVTIFYALRYHSIMTVRKALTLIVSIWVCCGVCGVVFIVYSESKMVIVSLITMFFAMVLLMGTLYVHMFLFARLHVKRIAALPPADGVAPQQHSCMKGAVTITILLGVFIFCWAPFFLHLVLIITCPTNPYCICYTAHFNTYLVLIMCNSIIDPLIYAFRSLELRNTFKEILCGCNSMNLR, from the coding sequence ATGAACGCTTCCTGCTGCCTGCTCTGGGCTCCTCCGGTGCTGCCCAATGGCTCCCAGCGCCTCGTGGCCCCTTCCAGCAACCAGAGCCACAGGGGGTTCTGTGAGCAGGTCTTCATCAAGCCTGAGGTCTTCCTGAGTCTGGGCATCATCAGCCTGCTGGAAAACATCCTGGTCATCCTGGCTGTGGTCAGGAACAGCAACCTGCactcccccatgtacttcttcctctgcaGCCTGGCCGTGGCCGACATGCTGGTGAGTGTGTCCAATGCCCTGGAGACCATCATGATCGCCGTCATCAACAGCAACTACCTGACCTTCGAGGACCAGTTTATCCAACACATGGACAACATCTTCGACTCCATGATCTGCATCTCCCTGGTGGCCTCCATCTGCAACCTCTTGGCCATTGCCGTCGACAGGTACGTCACCATCTTCTATGCGCTCCGCTACCACAGCATCATGACCGTGAGGAAGGCGCTCACTCTGATCGTGAGCATCTGGGTCTGCTGCGGCGTCTGCGGCGTGGTGTTCATCGTCTACTCTGAGAGCAAGATGGTCATCGTGAGCCTCATCACCATGTTCTTTGCCATGGTGCTTCTCATGGGCACCCTCTACGTGCACATGTTTCTCTTTGCCCGGCTGCATGTCAAGCGCATTGCGGCACTGCCACCTGCTGACGGGGTGGCCCCACAGCAGCACTCCTGCATGAAGGGGGCCGTCACTATCACCATCCTGCTAGGGGTGTTCATCTTCTGCTGGGCTCCCTTCTTCCTGCACCTGGTCCTCATCATCACCTGCCCCACCAACCCTTACTGCATCTGCTACACGGCCCACTTCAACACCTACCTGGTCCTCATCATGTGCAACTCCATCATCGACCCCCTCATTTATGCCTTCCGGAGCCTGGAGCTGCGCAACACCTTCAAGGAGATTCTCTGTGGCTGCAATAGCATGAACTTGAGGTAG